One stretch of Zingiber officinale cultivar Zhangliang chromosome 6B, Zo_v1.1, whole genome shotgun sequence DNA includes these proteins:
- the LOC121992820 gene encoding SRSF protein kinase 1-like, whose protein sequence is MSYSSSSGSEEDEGVDAYRKGGYHAVRVGDQFAGGRYIAQRKLGWGHFSTVWLAYDTRSEIFVALKIQKSAPEFAQAALHEIELLSAIAEGDASNSKCIIRLIDNFKHSGPNGQHLCLVIEFLGDSLLRLVKYNRYKGIGLDRVKYICKSILVGLDYLHRELGMIHTDLKLENVLLVSTIDPAKDPVRSGFTPILERPEGNLNGGVVVNLIEKRLKERAKQARAKISERRASAAGLVLNERSLDGIDLRCKIVDFGNACWSNNKLTDDIQTRQYRSPEVILGAVYDCSADMWSFACMAYELATGDMLFTPKGGQGYSEDEDHLALMMELLGKIPKKIATAGSRSKDYFDRHGDLKRIRRLKFWPLYKLLVEKYKFPENDAREFAEFLSPLLDFGPEKRPTASQCLQHPWFQVKDAKPGVENNETNAKKLEIGMSKLKVQVK, encoded by the exons ATGTCGTACTCTTCGTCGTCGGGGTCTGAGGAGGACGAGGGCGTCGACGCCTACCGCAAGGGAGGGTACCATGCTGTCAGGGTCGGCGATCAATTCGCCGGTGGGCGGTACATCGCCCAGCGGAAGCTCGGATGGGGTCACTTCTCCACCGTCTGGCTCGCCTATGACACCCGATCCGAG ATTTTTGTTGCTCTCAAAATCCAAAAAAGTGCACCAGAGTTTGCTCAAGCTGCTCTTCATGAGATTGAGCTTCTTTCAGCAATTGCAGAAGGAGATGCCTCGAATTCTAAGTGCATAATTCGACTGATTGACAACTTTAAGCATTCTGGGCCAAACGGACAGCATCTCTGCCTGGTAATTGAGTTCCTTGGTGATAGCCTACTTCGACTCGTGAAGTACAACCGCTACAAAGGCATTGGGCTAGACAGGGTGAAATACATATGCAAGTCTATCTTGGTGGGTCTTGATTATTTGCACCGGGAATTAGGCATGATTCACACGGATTTGAAGCTGGAGAATGTTCTTCTGGTCTCCACCATTGATCCTGCAAAAGACCCAGTTAGGTCTGGATTTACGCCAATCCTAGAGCGACCAGAGGGTAACCTAAATGGGGGAGTAGTGGTCAATTTGATTGAAAAGAGGCTAAAGGAGAGGGCAAAGCAGGCAAGGGCAAAAATCTCTGagagaagagcatcagctgcagGTCTTGTACTGAATGAAAGGAGCTTGGATGGGATTGATCTTAGATGCAAGATTGTAGATTTTGGGAATGCTTGTTGGTCAAACAACAAGTTAACTGATGATATACAGACTAGACAATATCGGTCACCAGAGGTAATTCTTGGTGCTGTATATGATTGTTCTGCGGACATGTGGTCCTTTGCTTGCATGGCTTATGAGCTTGCTACTGGGGATATGCTATTTACTCCGAAAGGTGGCCAAGGGTATAGTGAAGATGAG GATCACTTGGCTTTGATGATGGAGCTCCTTGGAAAGATACCCAAAAAG ATTGCTACAGCAGGATCCCGATCGAAGGACTACTTCGACAGACATGGAGATCTCAAGAGGATCCGACGACTCAAATTCTGGCCACTTTACAAACTCCTGGTTGAGAAATACAAATTTCCGGAGAATGATGCTCGTGAATTCGCAGAGTTTCTTAGTCCTCTACTTGATTTTGGTCCTGAGAAGCGGCCAACAGCGTCGCAGTGTCTGCAACATCCATGGTTTCAGGTTAAAGATGCAAAACCTGGTGTCGAAAATAATGAAACCAATGCGAAGAAGCTGGAGATCGGTATGAGCAAGCTCAAAGTTCAGGTGAAATGA